In Fundulus heteroclitus isolate FHET01 chromosome 16, MU-UCD_Fhet_4.1, whole genome shotgun sequence, a single genomic region encodes these proteins:
- the gpatch8 gene encoding G patch domain-containing protein 8 isoform X1 — MADRFSRFNEERDFQGGNHFDQYEEGQLELEQASLDKPIESDNIGHRLLQKHGWKLGQGLGKTMQGRTDPVPIVLKYDVMGMGRMEMELDYAEDATEKRRVLEVEKEDTEELRQKYKDQVEKEKAIAKALEDLRANFYCELCDKQYTKHQEFDNHINSYDHAHKQRLKELKQREFARNVSSRSRKDGKKHEKMLRRLHVLAEQRKQDKQDRTPGSGPMFKTTTVAVDGEKEGDESVTMENPVVTDAALEGSPSEKTDRSSPKPSPAITFSLGKNTSSSPTPSGASKVSVSFSFAKKAPVKLETAAAVFADHGEEAKEDEENQEGEKAGGQDETSGCSTDSPRRAAEGDEGGEKGGAAGAEEAQQADDGGSLASTLNKLKMMMKKDEGFSGQEPQYYHYIPPAHCRVKPNFQFLLFMKASEQCPSKDDEDEEEMEEVQKAEESSDQSESKATECDKTEKEQEDEASAAEPVPPPPSPPKVKVEESVVPGAPDPASTAPASIQKAESPQSAADSNPGPKIPTGPFFPVLSKDESTTLQWPTELLEFTKTEPSLSYSCNPLYFDFKLSRNKGLRGGKAAKSPKAVEEAGDKGQDGAASTADVATPAPETCTEKGKPAAKEDPSQPEPDEQKPATASSSSSAKKKKKKKKKKHKKSGKHSKREGKEKDAAKDAEENTEAAQEKPKKKKKHKRKKSKNKDPGQEEAAGDDREKGKAKSEDRAAGSSAQPAAGGSAGAELGKRKRAAKEVPSKSGAEQGGSGKANDKTPSSEDHGSSKRQKTDGGHGASCSSAAHKSPDHGRPPSSESEEEGGSSAQHSRHHRSSPREQRRHHSEESRRSCSRSSRRGERRGSSRRRHRGNASRSRSYSSSSGRSSARSSGYSRRSRSYSDSYSDYSTEGRRRRRSKRSSDSEYERRGSRGRRRSRRHQYSSSSSDDSRSRSRSYSRRKRHRRHRRSSSRSSSSWSRSTSTRSWRRSYSRSRSSASRSSSSNKGSPHRRGARARADSDTHRRDFNRSRIYRSQSPRSSSRSLNRSSHASTSQTLRPVGSRDAGEHKNMLTARQLLERVQSKKSSEDSASGTKSGLKIKDPPVGYFGPKLPPALGSKAMLPLFGKLQAGKKPLIPLTRPDEGEKSARGKGSEADSEVILVEPIREFPPPPPPPAPPVQKVEEAPQNTATQEETPEQSSAEEQAHQEPQPLFEQDPSMMMPQYQAEPGQDPAQNPMMESIMPEMQQQQPPVHGYPAYPPPSLEEDGMEAQEDGLAPLESQPITFTPEEMEKYSKLQQAAQQHIQQQLLAKQVKAFPSAAAAAAAAAAAANLAPAPPPPALQQIHIQQPTVSVASGTSITTVQHAILQHHAATAAAMGIHPAHAHHPHPAHAQLAQVHHIPQHHLTPISLSPLGHSLGHSLGHSLGHAGLIPAHHTAFLSGQPIHIIPASALHHTPLALHHVPHTALYPTLFAPRPSQAAAAAALQLHPLLHPIFSGQDLQHPPNHGS, encoded by the exons GACGCACCGACCCTGTGCCCATTGTTCTTAAATATGATGTCATGGGAATGGGCCGAATGGAGATGGAG CTGGACTATGCTGAGGATGCCACAGAGAAGCGGAGAGTGcttgaagtggaaaaagaggacaCAGAAGAGCTGCGGCAAAAatacaag GACCAGGTGGAAAAGGAGAAGGCTATCGCAAAAGCCCTGGAAGACCTGAGAGCAAATTTCTACTGCGAGCTTTGTGACAAGCAGTACACCAAACACCAGGAGTTTGACAACCACATCAACTCGTACGACCACGCGCACAAACAG AGGTTAAAAGAGCTGAAGCAGAGAGAGTTCGCTCGCAATGTGTCCTCCCGTTCCCGGAAAGACGGGAAGAAGCACGAGAAGATGCTGCGTCGGCTGCACGTTCTGGCCGAGCAGAGGAAGCAGGACAAACAGGACCG CACTCCTGGCAGCGGCCCCATGTTCAAAACGACAACAGTCGCTGTTGACGGGGAGAAAGAAGGAGACGAAAGCGTGACAATGGAGAACCCCGTTGTGACAGACGCCGCCCTTGAGGGATCGCCGTCAGAGAAAACCGACCGCTCCTCCCCAAAGCCCAGCCCGGCTATTACTTTTTCTCTGGGGAAGAACACGTCCTCATCCCCAACTCCCAGTGGCGCCTCTAAAGTCAGCGTGTCGTTCTCTTTCGCCAAGAAAGCCCCCGTGAAGCTGGAGACGGCAGCCGCCGTCTTTGCCGATCATGGCGAGGAGGCaaaggaggatgaggagaaccAGGAAGGGGAGAAGGCCGGGGGACAGGACGAGACGTCCGGCTGCAGCACAGACAGTCCCAGGAGGGCAGCCGAAGGAGATGAGGGAGGGGAGAAAGGCGGCGCTGCTGGGGCAGAGGAGGCGCAGCAGGCTGACGACGGCGGCTCGTTGGCGTCGACTTTAAACAAACTCAAGATGATGATGAAAAAGGACGAAGGGTTTTCTGGACAAGAGCCGCAGTACTACCACTATATACCCCCGGCCCACTGCCGGGTGAAGCCCAACTTTCAGTTTTTGCTGTTCATGAAGGCGTCGGAGCAGTGTCCGAGCAAAGACGACGAGGACGAAGAGGAAATGGAGGAAGTGCAAAAGGCCGAAGAAAGTTCTGATCAGAGCGAGTCCAAAGCGACTGAGTGTGATAAGACTGAAAAAGAACAAGAGGACGAGGCGTCGGCGGCCGAGCCGGTGCCGCCGCCGCCTTCGCCGCCCAAAGTGAAGGTGGAGGAAAGCGTCGTTCCTGGTGCTCCGGACCCAGCGTCCACTGCGCCCGCCTCCATCCAGAAAGCAGAGAGCCCCCAGAGCGCCGCCGACTCAAACCCCGGTCCAAAAATCCCAACGGGGCCCTTCTTCCCCGTCCTGAGCAAAGACGAAAGTACCACTTTGCAGTGGCCGACGGAGCTGCTTGAGTTTACAAAAACTGAGCCTTCTCTGTCTTACAGCTGTAACCCTCTGTACTTTGACTTCAAGCTGTCGCGAAATAAAGGGCTGCGAGGCGGCAAAGCGGCGAAGTCCCCCAAGGCCGTCGAAGAGGCCGGTGACAAAGGACAAGACGGAGCGGCTTCAACAGCCGACGTTGCAACACCCGCACCTGAAACATGCACTGAGAAGGGCAAGCCTGCAGCGAAGGAGGATCCCAGTCAGCCTGAACCCGATGAGCAGAAACCCGCCactgccagcagcagcagcagcgcgaaaaagaaaaagaagaagaagaagaagaagcacaaGAAGTCCGGGAAACATTCAAAACGCGAAGGAAAGGAAAAGGACGCAGCCAAAGACGCAGAGGAGAATACCGAGGCAGCGCAGGAAAAacctaaaaagaagaagaaacacaaacggaaaaagagcaaaaacaaagatccGGGTCAGGAAGAGGCCGCTGGTGACGACAGAGAAAAGGGAAAGGCAAAGTCTGAAGATAGAGCCGCTGGTTCCTCCGCTCAGCCCGCCGCCGGAGGATCCGCCGGAGCCGAGCTGGGTAAACGGAAACGGGCTGCAAAGGAAGTGCCTTCTAAATCCGGAGCGGAGCAAGGAGGAAGCGGCAAAGCCAACGACAAGACCCCCTCCTCAGAGGACCACGGGAGCTCAAAGAGACAAAAGACCGACGGCGGGCACGGCGCGTCCTGCTCCTCCGCCGCCCACAAAAGTCCCGACCACGGCAGACCGCCCAGCAGCGAGAGCGAGGAGGAGGGCGGCTCCAGCGCCCAGCACTCGCGTCACCACCGGTCCAGCCCGCGGGAGCAGCGCCGCCACCACAGCGAGGAGTCCAGGCGCTCCTGCAGCCGCTCCTCGAGGCGGGGGGAGAGGCGCGGCAGCAGCCGGCGCCGCCACCGCGGCAACGCCTCCCGCAGCCGCTCCTACTCCAGCAGCTCCGGCCGCTCCTCGGCGAGGAGCAGCGGCTACAGCCGCCGCAGCCGCAGCTACTCGGACAGCTACAGCGACTACAGCACGGAGGGCCGCAGGCGGCGCCGCTCCAAGCGCTCGTCGGACTCCGAGTACGAGCGGCGGGGCAGTCGAGGTCGCCGGCGGTCCAGGAGACATCAGTACTCCTCGTCCTCCTCAGACGACTCCCGCTCGCGCTCCCGCAGCTACAGCAGGAGGAAGCGGCACCGGCGGCACCGACGCAGCAGCTCCAGGAGTTCCagcagctggagccgcagcaccAGCACCAGGTCGTGGCGGCGCAGCTACAGCCGCAGCCGAAGCTCGGCGAGCCGCTCCTCCAGCTCCAACAAAGGCTCCCCACACCGACGCGGCGCCCGGGCTCGAGCCGACAGCGACACGCACCGCAGAGACTTCAACCGCTCTCGGATCTATCGCTCCCAGTCGCCTCGCTCGTCCTCGCGGAGCCTCAACCGCAGCAGCCATGCCTCCACGTCGCAGACGCTCAGGCCGGTCGGCTCTCGCGACGCCGGGGAACACAAGAATATGCTGACGGCGCGGCAGCTGCTGGAGAGGGTCCAGTCCAAGAAGAGCTCTGAGGATTCTGCGTCAGGAACAAAGTCTGGGCTGAAGATTAAAGACCCACCGGTGGGTTACTTCGGTCCTAAATTACCGCCAGCCCTGGGAAGCAAAGCCATGTTGCCCCTTTTTGGTAAGCTGCAGGCCGGGAAGAAGCCACTGATCCCCCTGACGAGACCCGACGAGGGCGAGAAGTCGGCGAGGGGAAAGGGTTCTGAAGCGGACAGCGAGGTTATCCTAGTAGAACCTATTAGGGAgttccctcctcctccaccgccTCCAGCCCCGCCGGTGCAGAAGGTGGAGGAGGCCCCACAGAACACGGCGACACAGGAAGAGACTCCAGAACAGTCGAGTGCAGAGGAGCAGGCGCACCAAGAGCCCCAGCCGCTGTTTGAACAGGACCCTTCCATGATGATGCCCCAGTACCAAGCGGAACCGGGTCAAGACCCCGCCCAGAACCCCATGATGGAGTCCATCATGCCCGAGATGCAGCAACAGCAGCCTCCGGTGCACGGGTACCCCGCTTACCCTCCGCCCAGCCTGGAGGAGGACGGCATGGAGGCCCAGGAGGACGGACTGGCGCCCTTGGAGAGTCAGCCCATCACGTTCACGCCGGAGGAGATGGAGAAATACAGCAAGCTGCAGCAGGCTGCACAGCAGCACattcagcagcagctcctggcCAAGCAGGTCAAGGCGTTCCCCTcggccgcagccgccgccgcggccgccgcagccgccgccaaCTTGGCCCCGGCGCCGCCGCCCCCGGCTCTGCAACAGATCCACATCCAGCAGCCCACGGTCTCCGTAGCGTCCGGCACGTCCATCACCACTGTCCAGCACGCCATCCTGCAGCACCACGCAGCCACCGCCGCAGCCATGGGCATCCACCCGGCACACGCGCACCACCCTCACCCTGCGCATGCCCAGCTGGCCCAGGTGCACCACATTCCCCAGCACCACCTCACCCCCATCTCCTTGTCCCCTCTAGGACACTCTCTGGGTCACTCTTTAGGACACTCGCTGGGGCATGCGGGGCTAATCCCCGCCCACCACACGGCCTTCCTTTCCGGTCAGCCGATCCACATCATCCCCGCGTCGGCGCTGCACCACACGCCGCTGGCGCTGCACCACGTCCCGCACACCGCCCTCTATCCGACACTATTCGCCCCCCGGCCCTCTCAGGCTGCCGCGGCGGCGGCTCTCCAGCTCCACCCGCTTCTGCACCCGATCTTCTCAGGGCAGGACCTCCAGCACCCGCCTAACCACGGCTCCTGA